One window of the Pyrus communis chromosome 17, drPyrComm1.1, whole genome shotgun sequence genome contains the following:
- the LOC137722133 gene encoding agamous-like MADS-box protein AGL80 has translation MAGRKKVKLAYIMNDASRKTSYNKRKNGFIKKMHEINILCDVPVCGIIYSPYESQPVVWPNLLESQRLITKFRSMPEAERNKKMVTHEMFLKQRIEKQQEKLNNLKKENREKQIRMLMNQCLTGRPLTGLDLNDLNDMECMIKECVTEIVAQIKSRKEENLAERNQP, from the coding sequence ATGGCTGGGAGGAAGAAGGTGAAGCTAGCCTACATCATGAACGACGCAAGTCGAAAAACGTCATACAATAAAAGGAAGAACGGCTTCATTAAGAAGATGCATGAAATCAATATTCTTTGTGATGTTCCAGTATGTGGTATTATTTACAGTCCATATGAGTCTCAACCTGTTGTCTGGCCCAATCTTTTGGAATCGCAACGCCTCATCACCAAGTTTAGGAGCATGCCCGAGGCAGAGCGGAATAAGAAGATGGTGACGCATGAAATGTTTTTGAAGCAGAGGATTGAAAAGCAGCAGGAGAAGCTGAACAATCTGAAGAAAGAGAACCGGGAGAAGCAAATTCGGATGCTCATGAACCAGTGCCTTACTGGAAGGCCCCTGACTGGCTTGGACTTAAACGATTTGAACGATATGGAGTGTATGATCAAGGAGTGCGTGACAGAGATTGTCGCACAGATCAAGAGCCGGAAGGAGGAGAATCTGGCGGAGAGGAACCAACCCTAA